One region of Marivirga arenosa genomic DNA includes:
- a CDS encoding lanthionine synthetase LanC family protein: MRITNCHSLELNDCQNFDELSSLIDRIEKAVDANIFHLNNGTISHGWLGASMFYFYYAQFKREAHFSEKAEIYLSKALKHSSYKYYENKYPTDSYDANLACLGIFLNKASENNLLNFDPQEYLESIEAMLHQLCRNKIKFSDFSIFSGALATGNFLLNTSPSENNNILLTQIVNAIEANAISDDSDGIYWSSPRLYDRIYLGLSHGSCMIISFLSDVYARGLAQEKCKKLINGAINFVLKHKSNNLGEIFPHFIHEKKLQAQFTLCYGDLGVGYSLLKAAKILADRSVLKEANEILRACNSIKFESMLTFDASITYGASGIALLYERLARLEPKNLEYWRAYQYWMEVIPRYSLSENSYCGFQSHFATESDIFNLSYDWGIMGIGITLMRYLDGSLPDMEGISRGI, translated from the coding sequence ATGAGAATTACAAATTGCCATTCATTGGAGTTAAACGATTGTCAAAATTTTGATGAATTAAGTTCTTTAATTGATCGTATTGAAAAAGCAGTGGATGCTAATATTTTTCATTTGAATAATGGTACAATAAGTCATGGATGGCTGGGAGCATCAATGTTTTATTTTTATTATGCTCAGTTTAAACGTGAAGCTCATTTTTCTGAAAAGGCAGAAATTTACTTAAGTAAAGCACTCAAGCATTCATCATATAAATATTATGAAAATAAATATCCCACTGACTCTTATGATGCAAATCTTGCCTGTTTAGGGATTTTCTTAAATAAGGCATCTGAAAATAATTTATTGAATTTCGATCCTCAAGAATATTTAGAAAGTATAGAAGCAATGCTTCATCAACTATGTAGAAATAAAATCAAATTTTCTGATTTTAGCATTTTTTCTGGCGCATTAGCAACTGGTAATTTTTTACTTAATACGTCACCTTCAGAAAATAACAATATTCTTTTAACACAGATTGTAAATGCGATCGAAGCAAATGCTATTTCAGATGATTCTGATGGAATCTATTGGAGTAGCCCTCGCTTATATGATAGGATTTATTTAGGCCTATCTCATGGCTCTTGCATGATCATTTCTTTTCTTTCGGATGTGTATGCACGTGGTTTAGCTCAGGAAAAATGTAAGAAATTAATAAATGGAGCAATTAATTTTGTACTGAAGCATAAATCAAATAATCTAGGTGAGATTTTTCCTCATTTTATACATGAAAAGAAACTACAAGCTCAGTTTACCCTTTGCTACGGGGACTTGGGAGTTGGTTACAGTTTATTGAAGGCAGCAAAAATTTTAGCTGATAGATCTGTTTTGAAAGAAGCTAATGAAATACTAAGAGCTTGTAATAGTATTAAGTTTGAAAGTATGCTGACATTTGATGCTAGCATTACCTACGGAGCTTCTGGAATTGCTCTATTGTATGAGAGATTAGCTCGCTTGGAGCCTAAAAACCTAGAGTATTGGAGAGCCTACCAATACTGGATGGAGGTAATTCCACGCTATTCCTTGTCTGAAAATAGTTATTGCGGATTCCAATCTCATTTTGCTACTGAATCAGATATCTTTAATCTATCCTATGATTGGGGAATCATGGGAATCGGTATTACTTTAATGAGGTATTTAGATGGTAGTTTACCAGACATGGAGGGGATTTCGCGTGGGATTTAA
- a CDS encoding lanthionine synthetase LanC family protein: protein MEIDDFAASMYKLCDYKIDEPDYLLTGNLGKVLSLLNLAEYHKDEYYYDTAISHLNQVIKRIGDDQGVKFTNAISNGLGGLGFCLLFLQRSSFSDPSNKGSELLSWIADQVYKQSKSQIAESDFDTNYSAIGGINFLTKYHSNIYQDYDRLDNLADLLYSQINDFNFGRVLANKRYQEGGKYHIQLGIAHGVSGIVLSLLALQKVVNNKKIDEMIRLSLEFLASFYKPYHQNEQCFLFPRSVTLEGKPHLQEKTTANIGWCSSDLSVAYTFLLAGKQLGQERIFQFGNEVLSDFLKFDPDLLPIVDINLCHGFAGFSLIFKSCADLTNRDDARMAAYSYRIKTIENLGRRSHDNFWFGKLGAYNVIINEIVGDKLGWNELLFQN, encoded by the coding sequence ATGGAAATTGATGACTTTGCAGCCAGCATGTATAAGTTATGCGATTATAAAATTGATGAACCTGATTATCTATTAACTGGTAATCTAGGTAAAGTATTATCTCTATTAAATTTAGCAGAGTACCATAAAGATGAATATTATTATGATACTGCGATTAGTCATTTGAACCAGGTAATAAAAAGAATAGGAGATGACCAAGGAGTTAAATTTACGAATGCAATTAGCAACGGTCTGGGCGGACTAGGATTCTGTTTATTGTTTTTACAGAGGAGTAGTTTTTCAGACCCTTCTAACAAGGGTTCTGAGTTGCTTTCATGGATAGCAGATCAGGTTTACAAGCAGTCAAAATCTCAGATCGCAGAGTCAGATTTTGATACTAATTATTCAGCAATAGGAGGGATTAACTTCTTAACTAAATATCATAGTAATATATATCAAGATTATGACCGATTAGATAATTTAGCAGATCTTTTATATTCACAAATAAATGATTTTAATTTTGGTCGAGTATTAGCTAACAAGCGGTATCAAGAGGGTGGTAAATATCATATTCAACTAGGAATAGCGCACGGTGTTAGTGGAATAGTCTTAAGCTTACTAGCGCTTCAAAAAGTTGTAAATAACAAAAAGATTGATGAAATGATCCGTCTATCACTGGAGTTTTTAGCGTCTTTCTATAAACCATACCATCAGAATGAACAATGTTTTTTATTTCCTAGGTCAGTAACCTTGGAAGGAAAACCTCACCTTCAAGAAAAAACAACTGCTAATATTGGTTGGTGCAGTAGTGATTTATCTGTTGCATATACTTTTTTACTAGCTGGTAAACAGCTTGGTCAGGAACGAATATTCCAATTTGGAAATGAGGTCTTATCAGATTTTTTAAAATTTGATCCTGATCTTTTACCAATTGTTGATATAAACTTATGTCATGGATTTGCCGGTTTCTCTTTAATATTCAAAAGCTGTGCAGATTTAACAAATAGAGATGATGCACGCATGGCTGCTTATTCTTACAGAATAAAAACTATAGAAAATTTGGGAAGGAGGTCCCATGATAACTTCTGGTTTGGAAAGTTAGGTGCCTACAATGTTATTATAAATGAAATAGTAGGAGATAAGTTAGGGTGGAATGAATTATTATTTCAAAATTAA
- a CDS encoding aminotransferase class I/II-fold pyridoxal phosphate-dependent enzyme codes for MNERIFLSAPHMGGQEIKFINQAFDENWIAPLGPNVNGFEKDLQDYNKVSNASVLSSGTAAIHLALILLGIRRDDVVLASSFTFSATVNPIVYQQANPVLIDSEDETWNMDPNLLEKAIKEYIQKGKKPKAIIFVHLYGMPGKIEEVRALADQYEIPIIEDAAEALGASLNGKALGTFGDFGVFSFNGNKIITTSGGGALVSENKEWIDKSRFLATQARDAAPHYQHSEIGYNYRMSNIAAGIGRGQMLVLDQWVEKRRANHEFYRNELGNLGLSFLNEPENSFSNRWLTCVLFDESIKRTTEELRQYLEGFNIETRPLWKPMHLQPVFKKYDAYTSGVSEKLFKTGLCLPSSSSLSMDQKQLIVEKIKQFLK; via the coding sequence ATGAATGAGAGAATATTTTTATCAGCTCCCCATATGGGAGGACAGGAAATTAAGTTTATAAATCAAGCATTTGATGAAAACTGGATTGCCCCTTTAGGCCCCAATGTAAATGGATTTGAAAAAGACCTTCAGGATTATAATAAGGTATCGAATGCATCAGTTTTAAGTTCTGGTACAGCCGCTATCCATTTAGCTCTAATTTTATTGGGTATAAGGCGAGATGATGTTGTACTAGCTTCTAGCTTTACTTTTTCAGCAACAGTCAACCCCATTGTCTATCAGCAGGCAAATCCAGTTCTTATTGACAGTGAAGATGAAACATGGAATATGGATCCTAATTTGCTTGAAAAAGCTATTAAAGAATATATTCAGAAAGGCAAAAAGCCGAAAGCCATCATATTTGTTCATTTGTATGGTATGCCGGGCAAAATTGAGGAGGTAAGAGCTCTGGCTGATCAATATGAAATTCCAATAATTGAAGACGCTGCAGAAGCTTTAGGGGCAAGCTTGAACGGAAAAGCATTAGGCACCTTTGGTGATTTTGGTGTTTTTTCTTTTAACGGAAATAAAATTATAACTACTTCAGGAGGAGGAGCTCTCGTTTCAGAAAATAAAGAATGGATTGATAAATCACGCTTTTTAGCTACACAAGCACGTGATGCGGCTCCTCATTATCAACATTCAGAAATTGGCTATAATTACCGAATGAGTAACATAGCCGCAGGTATTGGTAGAGGGCAAATGTTAGTGCTAGATCAATGGGTTGAAAAAAGAAGGGCCAATCATGAATTCTATAGAAATGAATTAGGGAATTTAGGCTTAAGCTTTTTAAATGAGCCTGAAAATTCTTTCAGTAATAGATGGTTAACCTGCGTTCTTTTTGATGAATCAATTAAAAGGACAACTGAAGAATTAAGGCAATATTTAGAGGGATTCAATATTGAAACAAGGCCATTATGGAAACCAATGCACTTACAACCAGTATTCAAAAAATATGACGCCTATACCTCTGGTGTTTCAGAAAAATTATTTAAAACTGGCTTATGTCTTCCATCTAGTTCATCATTATCTATGGACCAAAAGCAACTAATAGTCGAAAAGATTAAGCAATTTCTTAAATAA
- a CDS encoding polysaccharide biosynthesis protein has translation MIKKINDISFLPRWIILLIDLLLLMSAIVIAYLLRFNFNLADVLAFKFTEGLVLFLICHLISIFLTQSYAGIIRYTSIEDGLRISYTTFIGTILIAIISYLNYWYRGSVIIPASVLIISFILSVSILFSYRVLVKNLFSYYRDAVRNRKNIIIFGAGQYGIITKQVIDADPNARSRVVGFIDDDIKKSGKILNGTPIFDANYNLDEILKKYAVREIIIAIANLSVERKNELVDYCLKAHVKVRSVPPPEKWVNGELSINQIKEVRIEDLLGRESIQLQNPKVSESIAGKIVLITGAAGSIGSEIAKQVLKVKPKKLLILDQAESFLYAVDLDLVNQNKDKKVEITPLIVDVTNKRRLEGIFEKYNPDIVYHAAAYKHVPLMEKHPVEAIATNVFGTKNLADLAVQYNVEKFVMVSTDKAVNPTNVMGATKRLAELYVQSLNDVKADGKKNTTKFVTTRFGNVLGSNGSVIPLFKNQIEKGGPVTVTHPDVTRYFMTIPEACQLVIEAGVMGFGGEIFVFDMGKSVKIIDLAKKMIQLSGFEVGVDINIEYTGLREGEKLYEELLSNKETTLPTYHEKILIAKTDRMRHNEISSELSKLYDLLLDENEMGMIMQIKKIIPEFISHASRFEVLDDKDSDNGKWKISRKIS, from the coding sequence ATGATTAAGAAAATCAACGATATCAGCTTTTTACCTAGGTGGATTATTTTATTAATCGACCTTTTGTTGTTGATGTCAGCAATCGTAATTGCTTATTTACTTCGTTTCAACTTTAATTTGGCAGATGTTTTGGCTTTTAAGTTTACTGAAGGCCTTGTTTTATTTCTGATTTGTCATTTAATCTCTATTTTCTTAACGCAAAGTTATGCCGGAATCATTAGGTATACCTCCATTGAAGATGGTTTAAGAATCTCATATACTACTTTTATTGGGACAATTCTTATTGCTATCATCAGTTATTTAAATTACTGGTACAGAGGAAGTGTAATTATTCCAGCCTCAGTTTTAATTATAAGCTTTATTTTATCTGTAAGTATATTATTTTCTTACAGGGTATTAGTTAAAAACCTTTTTAGTTACTATCGAGATGCTGTTAGAAATAGAAAAAATATTATAATATTTGGAGCCGGCCAATATGGAATAATCACCAAGCAAGTAATTGATGCTGATCCAAATGCAAGATCAAGAGTGGTTGGATTTATTGATGATGACATCAAAAAATCAGGTAAAATTTTAAATGGTACTCCTATTTTTGATGCCAATTATAATCTTGATGAAATTCTTAAGAAATATGCTGTTCGAGAAATCATCATTGCGATTGCCAATCTTTCTGTGGAAAGGAAAAATGAGTTGGTAGATTATTGCTTAAAAGCCCATGTGAAAGTAAGGTCGGTTCCGCCACCAGAAAAATGGGTAAATGGTGAACTAAGCATAAATCAAATTAAAGAAGTACGCATTGAAGATTTATTAGGCAGAGAATCAATTCAATTACAAAATCCGAAAGTTTCAGAAAGCATAGCTGGCAAAATTGTACTAATAACTGGAGCAGCAGGTTCAATTGGTTCTGAAATAGCGAAGCAAGTTCTAAAAGTAAAGCCTAAAAAATTATTAATTCTTGATCAGGCAGAATCATTTTTATATGCAGTTGATTTAGACTTAGTTAATCAGAATAAGGATAAAAAAGTAGAAATTACTCCTTTGATTGTTGATGTTACCAATAAAAGAAGATTAGAAGGGATTTTCGAAAAATATAATCCGGATATTGTTTACCATGCTGCTGCATATAAACACGTTCCATTAATGGAAAAACATCCAGTTGAAGCCATAGCTACTAATGTATTTGGTACAAAAAATCTGGCCGACCTAGCAGTTCAATACAATGTTGAAAAGTTTGTAATGGTATCAACAGATAAGGCTGTGAATCCTACAAATGTGATGGGAGCCACAAAAAGATTAGCTGAACTTTATGTCCAATCTTTAAATGATGTAAAAGCTGATGGTAAAAAGAATACCACTAAATTCGTTACTACCAGATTTGGTAATGTGCTAGGTTCAAATGGATCAGTAATTCCATTATTTAAAAATCAAATTGAAAAAGGAGGGCCAGTTACCGTTACTCATCCTGATGTAACTCGATATTTCATGACGATCCCAGAAGCTTGTCAGTTAGTAATAGAAGCTGGTGTTATGGGGTTTGGCGGTGAGATTTTTGTATTTGATATGGGTAAATCAGTTAAAATAATTGATTTAGCTAAAAAAATGATTCAGCTTTCTGGTTTTGAAGTAGGGGTAGATATCAATATAGAATATACAGGATTAAGAGAAGGGGAGAAATTATATGAAGAGTTGTTAAGCAATAAAGAAACAACACTTCCTACTTACCATGAAAAGATTCTAATTGCAAAAACAGATAGAATGCGTCATAACGAAATCTCATCTGAGCTTTCTAAACTTTATGATTTACTGTTGGATGAGAATGAGATGGGGATGATCATGCAAATCAAAAAGATTATTCCTGAATTTATCAGTCATGCTTCTCGTTTTGAAGTTTTAGATGATAAGGATTCGGATAATGGTAAATGGAAAATATCGAGGAAGATCAGTTAA
- a CDS encoding ABC transporter ATP-binding protein: MIEITNISKSFNGTSVLENISGTFDRGITNLIIGASGTGKSVLLKCIVGLIIPETGEVLYDGRSFLKADKEEKAQMRREIGMLFQGGALFDSKNIEENVMFPLDLLTDMKKDEKLDRVNNVLSRVGLENINKKMPSEISGGQKKRVGIARAIVNDINYLFCDEPNSGLDPRTSLLIDELIQEITHELNVTTIVVTHDMNSVMGIGEHIIYLEKGKKLWEGNSDTVLTSNQEDLEEFIFASKFMKKLRKTL; the protein is encoded by the coding sequence ATGATTGAAATAACAAACATATCTAAATCATTTAATGGCACTTCTGTTCTTGAAAATATATCAGGCACATTTGACAGAGGTATTACGAACCTGATAATTGGAGCCAGCGGAACTGGAAAAAGTGTATTATTAAAATGTATTGTCGGTTTAATAATACCAGAGACTGGAGAAGTACTGTATGACGGCAGATCATTTTTAAAAGCAGATAAGGAAGAAAAAGCACAAATGAGAAGAGAAATTGGAATGCTTTTTCAAGGAGGTGCTTTATTCGATTCGAAAAATATTGAGGAAAATGTTATGTTTCCTTTAGATCTACTTACTGATATGAAAAAAGATGAAAAGCTTGATCGTGTCAATAATGTATTAAGTAGAGTTGGATTGGAAAACATTAATAAAAAAATGCCATCCGAAATTAGTGGTGGCCAGAAGAAGAGAGTTGGAATTGCAAGAGCTATTGTGAATGATATTAATTACTTATTCTGTGATGAACCAAATTCAGGCTTAGATCCAAGAACTTCCCTATTAATAGATGAACTAATACAAGAAATTACGCATGAATTAAATGTAACCACTATAGTGGTTACACATGATATGAATTCCGTTATGGGAATTGGTGAGCATATTATTTATTTAGAAAAAGGTAAAAAGCTATGGGAAGGTAATTCAGATACAGTTTTAACTTCTAATCAAGAAGACTTAGAAGAATTTATTTTCGCTAGTAAGTTTATGAAAAAGCTTAGAAAAACGCTTTAA
- a CDS encoding SDR family oxidoreductase — protein MDKYIVITGGTKGIGRAIIMKFAQNGFNIITCSRKSDELNELKEEIERSNDIRVFVKAADLSKKEEVIQFAEFVKGTTSKIDVLINNTGVFLPGSIKDEPEGNLEMMMNTNLFSAYHLTRALLPSMLPHKKGHIFSMSSIAGITAYSSGGSYSITKYAMQGFTKCLREELKGEGVKVTSIIPGATYTASWEGVDLPLERFMKAEDVAESVWSAYALSDRTVVEEIVLRPQLGDI, from the coding sequence ATGGATAAATATATAGTAATCACAGGAGGTACAAAAGGCATTGGTAGAGCCATTATTATGAAATTTGCTCAAAATGGATTCAATATTATAACGTGTTCCAGAAAGAGTGATGAATTAAATGAGCTTAAGGAAGAAATAGAAAGGTCGAATGACATTAGGGTTTTTGTGAAAGCTGCTGATTTATCCAAGAAAGAAGAAGTAATTCAATTTGCCGAATTTGTAAAGGGCACTACCTCTAAAATTGATGTTCTTATTAATAATACGGGTGTGTTTTTACCCGGAAGTATAAAAGATGAGCCCGAAGGGAATTTAGAGATGATGATGAATACAAATTTGTTTTCTGCATATCATTTAACTAGAGCTTTATTACCTTCTATGTTACCCCATAAAAAGGGACACATCTTTTCAATGAGTAGTATTGCGGGTATTACAGCTTATTCAAGTGGAGGCTCATACAGTATCACAAAATATGCTATGCAAGGCTTTACAAAATGCTTGAGAGAAGAATTGAAGGGTGAAGGAGTAAAAGTAACTTCTATTATTCCTGGTGCAACCTATACAGCAAGTTGGGAAGGTGTTGATTTACCATTAGAAAGATTCATGAAAGCAGAAGATGTTGCTGAATCAGTTTGGTCAGCTTATGCTTTATCAGACAGAACTGTAGTGGAAGAAATTGTTCTTAGACCTCAATTAGGAGATATATAA
- a CDS encoding MlaE family ABC transporter permease, with the protein MKAIGAYFIFLGSMFVRRETFSSYLKLTINECISIGWNSILIVAITSTFMGAVTTVQTAYNLVSPLIQNYVVAQVTREMVVLELAPTITAIVIAGKVGSSIASGLGTMRITEQIDALEVMGINSASYLVLPKIVAAMIMYPLLVIIAGFLSLYGGYIAGTMTGILTETEYVYGIRIDFNSYTVQFALIKSVVFAFLIASISAFQGFYTTGGALEVGRSSTSAVTKSCIAILLADYILAELLLN; encoded by the coding sequence ATGAAAGCAATCGGTGCTTATTTTATTTTTTTAGGGAGTATGTTCGTAAGAAGAGAAACCTTTTCTTCTTATCTAAAACTAACCATTAATGAATGTATTTCTATTGGTTGGAATTCTATCTTAATTGTTGCAATTACCTCAACCTTTATGGGTGCTGTAACTACAGTGCAGACGGCCTATAATTTAGTGAGTCCTTTAATTCAAAATTATGTTGTAGCTCAGGTTACTCGGGAAATGGTTGTTTTGGAATTAGCACCCACCATTACGGCTATTGTAATTGCCGGAAAAGTTGGGTCAAGTATAGCCAGTGGATTGGGTACTATGAGAATTACTGAGCAAATTGATGCCTTAGAGGTTATGGGAATCAACTCAGCATCCTATTTAGTATTGCCTAAAATAGTGGCTGCTATGATTATGTACCCTTTATTAGTAATTATTGCAGGCTTTTTGTCATTATATGGTGGTTATATAGCGGGTACAATGACAGGCATTTTAACTGAAACAGAATATGTATATGGTATTAGAATCGATTTTAATTCGTATACCGTGCAATTTGCCTTAATAAAGTCTGTAGTTTTCGCGTTTTTAATTGCCTCAATTTCTGCTTTTCAAGGATTCTACACAACAGGTGGTGCACTTGAAGTTGGTCGATCAAGTACAAGTGCGGTAACCAAAAGCTGTATTGCAATATTATTAGCAGATTACATTTTAGCAGAATTATTATTGAATTAA
- a CDS encoding TonB-dependent receptor domain-containing protein, with amino-acid sequence MKFSIQFQQFIYRSFLFLILLLMGFTGKAQNIITGKVLEAAEIGIPFASVALLNANDSSIVKGAITGEDGIYKIRSIPTGNYFLSVTFIGYEKFIGSVFLFSGGTFELEPITLVQSVQALNEVTVSGKRQVLERKTDRYVMDVTASTFQSDNIMDIFYALPFVQVKSDGISVNGKGGILILLDKVQMPQASLNSILTSMTGDEIENIEFITNPSSRYPSDISTVIKITTKRSKYYGLTGSARTALSQGIYGKASLGTSLTYRKKKWVTNINLNQRSGSSFTETNNERILNIDGNQILLDGDYKTKNVYNKPSLRAAIDYTINKSNSIGLQSNVNYTKTSRDSFFKNSTDFISESGTVDSVLRMESFDFGSEMIQNYSMYYNHKLDTLGKSVDFIFTYTPVNINDGTEMLYQRLLTPTEEVLSELPIARNTNRNQANIFVGQMDWELPFQNGLRLITGGKVTKSVNDTKPAQDIKVGNQFIGVEDFTFQNKFQESILAYYTDINKAFGERINISAGLRMEYSRMIVDNLTANQRELDREFTDFFPNVRVDYFASQMLQLSANYRRTIQRPGFSTLTPFRNYVDDYTIIEGNPGLLPAYENTLSVNMILGGMLYVEAAYSDQKDSYTQLPRADGDVTIWRDTNFDLTSYSLLGNMGFQITNWWTGSVFAYGALMESAIGQEGFNIIDIPLGIYHTFGLENSFNLPAGLKLETTINYTGPVQLGLVEAISNNYTRLALKGSLFNDKLNYTLSAMDFFRGDMSGANINSYNMETRVKTYSDARRIQLGLVYRFGKNTVREARNKELGNEDVVNRVD; translated from the coding sequence ATGAAATTTTCAATTCAGTTTCAGCAATTCATTTACAGATCCTTTCTTTTTTTAATTCTGCTCTTAATGGGGTTCACGGGTAAGGCACAAAATATAATTACTGGAAAAGTTTTAGAAGCTGCAGAAATAGGAATACCCTTTGCCAGTGTAGCTTTATTAAATGCAAATGATAGTTCTATAGTAAAAGGGGCCATAACGGGAGAAGATGGTATTTACAAGATAAGATCAATACCTACAGGTAATTATTTTCTTTCTGTCACTTTTATTGGATATGAAAAATTTATAGGTTCAGTTTTTCTATTTTCAGGAGGGACATTTGAATTAGAGCCAATTACATTGGTGCAATCAGTACAAGCCTTAAATGAGGTTACAGTCTCTGGAAAACGTCAGGTTCTTGAAAGAAAAACGGATAGATATGTAATGGACGTAACAGCCAGTACATTCCAGTCAGATAATATCATGGATATTTTTTACGCACTTCCTTTTGTGCAAGTTAAGAGCGATGGTATTTCTGTTAATGGTAAAGGTGGTATACTAATCTTACTGGATAAGGTACAGATGCCTCAAGCATCACTAAATTCTATTTTAACTTCTATGACTGGAGATGAGATTGAGAATATTGAATTCATCACAAATCCTTCATCTAGGTATCCGTCTGATATTAGCACAGTTATTAAAATAACTACAAAGCGATCAAAATATTATGGACTAACGGGTTCTGCTAGAACTGCATTATCACAAGGGATTTACGGGAAAGCTTCTTTAGGAACGTCTTTAACTTACAGAAAGAAAAAATGGGTCACAAACATTAATTTAAATCAAAGGTCTGGGTCTTCCTTTACAGAAACCAATAATGAAAGGATTTTAAATATTGACGGTAATCAAATATTACTTGATGGAGATTACAAGACTAAGAATGTGTACAATAAGCCATCATTGAGAGCTGCTATTGATTATACTATAAATAAATCAAATTCTATAGGTTTGCAGTCAAATGTAAATTACACGAAGACATCCAGAGACTCTTTTTTTAAAAATAGCACTGATTTTATTTCAGAGTCTGGAACGGTCGATTCTGTTCTCAGAATGGAAAGTTTTGATTTTGGAAGTGAGATGATTCAGAATTATAGCATGTATTACAATCATAAACTGGATACTCTTGGTAAATCCGTTGATTTTATTTTCACATATACACCGGTCAATATCAATGACGGAACTGAGATGCTGTACCAGAGGCTTCTAACCCCAACTGAGGAAGTACTTTCAGAACTTCCGATTGCAAGAAATACAAATAGAAATCAAGCAAATATTTTCGTGGGCCAGATGGATTGGGAGCTACCGTTTCAGAATGGGTTAAGGCTAATAACAGGTGGTAAGGTAACTAAATCTGTGAATGACACAAAACCTGCTCAGGACATAAAGGTTGGCAATCAGTTCATTGGGGTAGAGGATTTTACCTTTCAAAACAAGTTTCAAGAAAGTATTCTAGCCTACTATACAGACATAAATAAGGCTTTTGGAGAAAGAATAAATATTAGTGCGGGTTTACGAATGGAATATTCCAGAATGATCGTAGATAATCTAACTGCTAATCAAAGGGAATTGGACAGAGAGTTTACTGACTTTTTCCCAAATGTGAGAGTTGATTATTTTGCATCGCAGATGCTGCAGCTGTCAGCAAATTATCGTAGGACTATCCAACGCCCGGGTTTTTCTACTCTAACTCCCTTCAGAAATTATGTGGATGATTATACAATTATAGAAGGAAACCCAGGTCTTTTACCTGCTTATGAAAATACGCTTTCAGTAAATATGATTTTAGGGGGTATGCTTTATGTTGAAGCAGCATATAGTGATCAGAAAGATTCATATACACAGCTTCCACGTGCAGATGGTGATGTAACTATCTGGAGAGATACAAATTTTGATCTTACCTCCTATAGTCTTCTCGGAAATATGGGATTTCAGATTACAAACTGGTGGACAGGTAGTGTTTTTGCATATGGTGCCTTAATGGAATCCGCCATAGGTCAAGAGGGTTTTAATATTATTGATATTCCTCTGGGTATTTATCATACTTTCGGTCTTGAAAATAGCTTTAATTTACCTGCTGGTCTCAAACTGGAAACAACAATAAATTATACGGGGCCTGTACAATTAGGCTTGGTAGAAGCTATTTCTAATAATTATACGCGGCTTGCACTTAAGGGTAGTCTTTTCAATGATAAACTAAATTACACCCTTTCAGCTATGGATTTTTTTAGAGGTGATATGTCAGGTGCAAATATCAATTCTTATAATATGGAAACGCGTGTAAAAACCTATTCTGATGCAAGACGAATTCAGCTAGGTTTAGTTTACAGATTCGGTAAAAATACAGTGAGAGAAGCTAGAAATAAAGAGCTGGGTAATGAGGATGTTGTGAATCGAGTAGATTAA